One part of the Marichromatium purpuratum 984 genome encodes these proteins:
- the rsmI gene encoding 16S rRNA (cytidine(1402)-2'-O)-methyltransferase, with amino-acid sequence MERGRGVLYVVATPIGNLADISERARNTLNTVDLIAAEDTRESGRLLAHLGVSARLVSCHEHNAESCCARVLEALGEGRDVALVSDAGTPLVSDPGYELVSAARAADFSVVPVPGPSALICALSAAGLPSDRFVFLGFPPRGQSQRLELFESLAAEPGTLILYESGKRAVATLRDLAAVLGERRAVVARELTKRFETFLSATPAALAERLEDDAEQRLGELVILVEGQRGEAAPDRAEQERVLRILAEALPLRRAAALAAQITGAKTNALYRLGVELELGGKG; translated from the coding sequence ATGGAACGAGGTCGCGGAGTACTATACGTGGTGGCCACGCCGATCGGCAATCTTGCCGACATCTCGGAGCGTGCGCGTAACACTTTGAATACGGTCGATTTGATCGCCGCTGAGGATACCCGTGAGAGCGGGCGGCTGCTCGCCCATCTGGGGGTCTCGGCGCGTCTGGTGTCCTGTCACGAGCACAATGCCGAGAGCTGTTGCGCACGAGTGCTCGAGGCGCTCGGCGAGGGGCGCGATGTCGCCCTGGTCTCGGATGCCGGTACCCCATTGGTCAGTGACCCCGGTTATGAGCTGGTGAGCGCGGCGCGCGCGGCCGACTTCTCCGTGGTGCCGGTGCCGGGTCCGAGCGCGCTGATCTGCGCGCTCTCGGCTGCCGGATTGCCGAGCGACCGCTTCGTCTTCCTCGGTTTTCCGCCGCGCGGTCAGTCGCAGCGCCTGGAGCTGTTCGAGTCGCTCGCCGCCGAGCCCGGCACCCTGATCCTCTACGAGAGCGGCAAGCGCGCGGTGGCGACGCTGCGTGACCTGGCCGCGGTGCTCGGCGAGCGCCGGGCGGTGGTCGCACGCGAGTTGACCAAGCGCTTCGAGACCTTCCTCTCGGCCACCCCGGCGGCCTTGGCCGAACGCCTGGAGGACGATGCCGAGCAGCGCCTCGGCGAGTTGGTGATCCTGGTCGAGGGTCAGCGCGGCGAGGCCGCCCCCGACCGCGCCGAACAGGAGCGGGTGCTGCGCATCCTCGCCGAGGCCTTGCCACTGCGCCGCGCCGCCGCCCTCGCCGCGCAGATCACCGGCGCCAAGACCAACGCCCTCTACCGCCTCGGCGTCGAGCTGGAGCTGGGCGGGAAGGGGTAG
- a CDS encoding penicillin-binding protein activator, with protein MQKNKNRAHPSPLSTPIFLTLLILSLLLSACAVDPIWEEGQTLSEVSATELDQAKALAASGRSAQAAERYLALAAESEPPARAQLRLKAARVLLAAGDTGAARKALAAIRQSELSAAQRELLLLTEADLELLEGRPREAIARLERVRHRALPDALRLQYYGTLASAERLLDHPVAAARALDMIDTLLEQPQARLVNQVSLLSTLSQTAPARLDTLAREGKSRMRGWVEVLRLSERWGNDAFALAREYRAWRAAHAKHPALPELATAYVNQLASGYARDDVLTVLLPRGGRFAGAATAVRNGIEAARAADASGRRPALRFVNSTDPGAVRRLHARAAKGGADYVIGPLQKASVDALSRAGRLSVPTLALNETTHREGHASGLYQFSLSPDDEAAEVAHKARAAGLRRALVLRPEGRWGERLARAFIHQWQGLGGILVAERTVDASNATYARQVTELTENTAADLVFLIATPDLARLVNPLINKASGGRLPVLATSHVYSGGFERVRDRDLVGLYFVDIPWMLGVGGQGPLSRYRMMAGLDNTPDPLARLYAMGIDAYRLAPRMEALARHPGSLYPGQTGGLSVDASGQIRRRLSLARFTVDGPRPVEVEALRAAR; from the coding sequence ATGCAAAAGAACAAGAATCGCGCCCACCCCTCTCCGCTGTCCACCCCGATCTTCCTAACCCTCTTGATCCTGTCGCTGCTGCTCAGCGCCTGCGCGGTCGATCCGATCTGGGAAGAGGGGCAGACACTCTCGGAGGTCAGCGCCACCGAACTCGACCAGGCCAAGGCGCTGGCCGCCTCGGGGCGTTCGGCGCAGGCCGCCGAACGCTATCTGGCGCTGGCCGCCGAGTCCGAGCCGCCGGCCCGCGCCCAGCTGCGCCTCAAGGCCGCGCGCGTCCTGCTCGCCGCCGGCGACACCGGCGCCGCACGCAAGGCGCTCGCGGCGATCCGCCAGAGCGAGCTGAGCGCCGCCCAGCGCGAGCTGCTGCTGCTCACCGAGGCCGACCTGGAGCTGCTCGAGGGTCGGCCGCGCGAGGCCATCGCCCGGCTCGAGCGGGTCCGTCATCGCGCCCTGCCCGACGCGCTGCGGCTGCAGTACTACGGCACCCTGGCCTCGGCCGAGCGGCTGCTCGACCATCCGGTCGCCGCGGCACGGGCGCTCGACATGATCGACACCCTGCTCGAGCAACCGCAGGCGCGACTGGTCAATCAGGTCTCACTGCTCTCGACGCTGTCGCAGACCGCCCCCGCCCGACTCGACACCCTTGCCCGCGAGGGCAAGAGCCGGATGCGCGGCTGGGTCGAGGTGCTGCGCCTGAGCGAGCGCTGGGGCAACGACGCCTTCGCGCTCGCCCGCGAGTACCGCGCCTGGCGCGCCGCGCACGCCAAGCACCCGGCACTGCCCGAGCTGGCCACGGCCTACGTCAACCAGCTCGCCAGCGGCTATGCCAGGGACGACGTACTGACCGTGCTGCTGCCGCGCGGCGGGCGCTTCGCCGGAGCGGCCACGGCGGTACGCAACGGCATCGAGGCGGCGCGCGCGGCCGATGCCAGCGGACGCCGGCCGGCGCTGCGCTTCGTCAACAGTACCGACCCCGGCGCGGTGCGCAGGCTCCATGCCCGCGCCGCCAAGGGCGGCGCCGACTATGTCATCGGACCGCTGCAGAAGGCGAGCGTCGATGCACTCTCGCGCGCCGGTCGGCTGAGCGTGCCGACCCTCGCGCTCAACGAGACCACCCATCGCGAGGGCCATGCCAGCGGTCTCTACCAGTTCTCGCTCTCGCCCGACGACGAGGCCGCCGAAGTCGCGCACAAGGCGCGCGCCGCCGGTCTCAGACGCGCCCTGGTACTGCGCCCCGAGGGACGTTGGGGCGAGCGTCTGGCGCGCGCCTTCATCCACCAATGGCAGGGACTCGGCGGCATCCTCGTCGCCGAGCGCACCGTCGACGCCAGCAACGCGACCTATGCCCGACAGGTCACCGAGCTGACCGAGAACACCGCAGCCGATCTGGTGTTCCTGATCGCCACCCCGGATCTGGCGCGGCTGGTCAACCCGCTCATCAACAAGGCCAGTGGCGGGCGGCTGCCGGTGCTCGCCACCTCGCACGTCTACTCCGGCGGCTTCGAGCGGGTGCGCGATCGCGATCTGGTCGGACTCTATTTCGTCGACATCCCCTGGATGCTCGGCGTCGGCGGCCAGGGACCGCTGTCGCGCTATCGGATGATGGCCGGGCTCGACAATACCCCGGACCCGCTCGCCCGGCTCTATGCCATGGGCATCGACGCCTATCGGCTGGCGCCGCGCATGGAGGCTCTCGCCCGTCATCCCGGCAGCCTCTACCCGGGACAGACCGGCGGGCTCTCGGTCGACGCCTCGGGACAGATCCGTCGTCGTCTCAGCCTCGCGCGCTTCACCGTCGACGGGCCGCGCCCGGTCGAGGTCGAAGCCCTGCGCGCGGCGCGCTGA
- a CDS encoding YraN family protein, translated as MALLPGRLGAAKERLAERYLRTHGLTTEARNHRCRQGEIDLVMRDGDTLVFVEVRYRRSERYGSPAATVDARKQRRLAAAAAHYLQRHPTMLCCRFDVVAISGQDQIQWVKHAFSLDA; from the coding sequence ATGGCGCTGCTCCCGGGCAGGCTCGGCGCGGCCAAGGAGCGACTCGCCGAGCGCTATCTGCGCACCCACGGGCTCACCACCGAGGCGCGCAACCATCGCTGCCGCCAGGGCGAGATCGACCTGGTGATGCGCGACGGCGACACCCTGGTCTTCGTCGAGGTGCGCTATCGCCGCAGCGAGCGCTACGGCAGCCCGGCGGCGACCGTCGACGCGCGCAAGCAACGCCGTCTGGCGGCCGCCGCCGCGCACTATCTGCAGCGCCATCCGACCATGCTATGCTGCCGCTTCGATGTGGTCGCCATCAGCGGCCAGGACCAGATCCAGTGGGTGAAACATGCCTTCTCGCTCGACGCCTGA
- a CDS encoding BON domain-containing protein: MPSRSTPERARTRRAATLALVLASSLLGGCGALVVGGITVGAAALYDRRPYYVVIDDQQIEMNAISAIQQDRELQDHARISVTSYNYTVLLTGQAERAELAQRAADKVRRLAKVQRVVDEITIGPRVSLARKSEDAYLTSRVKLALTKVDLEDFDATRVKVISEDGVVYLMGLVSPAEADAATEKARYVRGVKRVVKLFEYRPTGN, translated from the coding sequence ATGCCTTCTCGCTCGACGCCTGAGCGCGCGCGCACGAGGCGCGCGGCAACCCTAGCGCTCGTTCTCGCCAGCAGCCTGCTCGGCGGCTGTGGTGCCCTGGTGGTCGGCGGCATCACCGTCGGCGCCGCCGCGCTCTATGACCGCCGCCCCTATTACGTGGTCATCGACGACCAGCAGATCGAGATGAACGCGATCAGCGCCATCCAGCAGGACCGGGAGCTGCAGGACCACGCCCGCATCTCGGTCACCAGCTACAACTACACAGTGCTGCTCACCGGTCAGGCCGAGCGCGCCGAACTCGCCCAGCGCGCGGCCGACAAGGTCCGTCGTCTGGCCAAGGTGCAGCGGGTGGTCGACGAGATCACCATCGGCCCGCGGGTGAGCCTGGCGCGCAAGTCCGAGGACGCCTACCTGACCTCACGGGTCAAGCTGGCGCTGACCAAGGTCGACCTCGAGGACTTCGACGCCACCCGGGTAAAGGTGATCAGCGAGGACGGCGTGGTCTACCTCATGGGGCTGGTCAGCCCCGCCGAGGCCGATGCCGCGACCGAGAAGGCGCGCTATGTGCGCGGGGTCAAGCGCGTGGTGAAGCTCTTTGAATACCGTCCCACCGGCAACTGA
- a CDS encoding FAD-binding oxidoreductase: MNTVPPATELPRALRERLAAIAGPGNLLTAPADCWPYGYDNSRRHALPQAVVFATDEDQVAALAQLCHDTGTVLTARGRGTGTSGATVPDHGGVVLSFERMDRILRIDPDNRLAVVQPGVTNGALQQALAASGFFWPPDPSSAATCTIGGNLAYNSAGPRAVKYGTPRDNTLGLRAVDGRGRVLRTGVKTTKGVVGYDLTRLLIGSEGTLGLITEATLRLTPLPETKRTLRVTYGDIHGAAAAVSAIMAQPITPCALEFMDARALEMVSRYAGLELPAGAGALLMIEVDGPEAGIEAALEAVAEAARAGEPIELRRANSAAEVAALWKTRKALSPALRHVAPKKINEDVVVPVSRMGAFIDGLDRLGREHAITIVNFGHAGNGNIHVNLLIDPDDPDEVARAATCLDAVFALVIGLDGTLSGEHGVGLEKRDFVDRELDPVALALMREIKQVFDPAGILNPDKGLPPVD; encoded by the coding sequence TTGAATACCGTCCCACCGGCAACTGAACTGCCGCGCGCGCTGCGCGAACGGCTCGCCGCGATCGCCGGTCCCGGCAACCTGCTCACCGCCCCGGCCGACTGCTGGCCCTACGGCTACGACAACAGCCGCCGCCACGCCCTGCCCCAGGCGGTGGTGTTCGCCACCGACGAGGACCAGGTCGCCGCACTCGCCCAACTCTGTCATGACACCGGCACGGTGCTGACCGCGCGCGGGCGCGGCACCGGCACCTCCGGGGCCACGGTGCCCGATCACGGCGGCGTGGTGCTGTCGTTCGAGCGCATGGACCGGATCCTGCGCATCGACCCCGACAACCGTCTCGCGGTAGTCCAGCCCGGGGTGACCAACGGCGCGCTGCAGCAGGCGCTCGCCGCGTCCGGCTTCTTCTGGCCGCCGGATCCCTCCAGCGCCGCCACCTGCACCATCGGCGGCAACCTCGCCTACAACTCCGCCGGACCGCGCGCGGTCAAATACGGCACTCCGCGCGACAACACCCTGGGACTGCGCGCCGTCGACGGTCGCGGTCGGGTGCTGCGCACCGGGGTCAAGACCACCAAGGGCGTGGTCGGCTACGACCTCACCCGGCTGCTGATCGGCTCCGAGGGCACCCTGGGGCTGATCACCGAGGCGACGCTGCGTCTCACCCCGCTGCCCGAGACCAAGCGCACCCTGCGCGTCACCTACGGCGACATCCACGGCGCCGCGGCGGCGGTCTCGGCGATCATGGCGCAGCCGATCACCCCCTGCGCGCTGGAGTTCATGGACGCGCGCGCGCTGGAGATGGTCAGCCGCTATGCCGGGCTCGAACTGCCGGCGGGCGCGGGCGCGCTGCTGATGATCGAGGTCGACGGCCCCGAGGCCGGGATCGAGGCCGCGCTCGAGGCGGTGGCCGAGGCCGCGCGCGCGGGCGAGCCGATCGAGCTGCGCCGGGCCAACAGCGCCGCCGAGGTCGCCGCGCTGTGGAAGACGCGCAAGGCGCTGTCGCCGGCGCTACGTCATGTCGCGCCGAAAAAGATCAACGAGGACGTAGTGGTACCGGTCTCGCGCATGGGCGCCTTCATCGACGGACTCGACCGACTCGGGCGCGAACACGCCATCACCATCGTCAACTTCGGTCATGCCGGCAACGGCAACATCCACGTCAACCTGCTGATCGATCCCGACGACCCCGACGAGGTCGCCCGCGCCGCAACCTGTCTGGACGCGGTCTTCGCGCTGGTGATCGGGCTCGACGGCACCCTCTCGGGCGAGCACGGGGTGGGGCTGGAGAAGCGCGACTTCGTCGACCGCGAACTCGATCCGGTGGCGCTCGCGCTGATGCGCGAGATCAAGCAGGTCTTCGACCCCGCCGGCATCCTCAACCCCGACAAGGGGCTGCCGCCCGTCGACTGA
- a CDS encoding pilin, with protein sequence MKRQQSGFTLIELMIVVAIIGVLAAIAMPAYQDYVAKSQVAAGLAEITPGKTEMELMVNEGRTADYNAVTDLGLKAATSSCNVTANVDNTGAGTIVCTLTGNPKIIGKKITWTRSTDGEWTCAFDGDKKFATKGCPASS encoded by the coding sequence ATGAAAAGACAGCAATCGGGATTCACGCTCATCGAGCTGATGATCGTCGTGGCGATCATTGGCGTATTGGCAGCGATTGCCATGCCCGCCTATCAGGACTATGTTGCCAAATCCCAGGTCGCGGCGGGGCTTGCCGAGATCACCCCCGGAAAAACCGAGATGGAGCTGATGGTCAACGAGGGACGAACCGCTGATTACAACGCGGTCACCGACCTCGGTCTCAAGGCCGCCACATCGAGCTGCAACGTCACGGCGAACGTCGACAATACGGGCGCCGGGACCATCGTCTGCACCCTGACCGGCAACCCCAAGATCATCGGGAAGAAGATCACTTGGACCCGGAGTACCGACGGGGAGTGGACCTGCGCGTTCGACGGCGACAAGAAGTTCGCCACCAAGGGCTGCCCGGCCTCCTCCTAA
- a CDS encoding cupin domain-containing protein, translated as MSGAGNLLEHLRVPAEGERFETLFARPGARIERIVSSATPEPLDYDQPHDEWVCLLQGEAVLWIDGERVRLRAGDYRLIPAQTPHRVEFTSADPACVWLAVHVGTP; from the coding sequence GTGAGCGGCGCGGGCAACCTGCTCGAGCACCTGCGGGTTCCTGCCGAGGGCGAGCGTTTCGAGACCCTGTTCGCCCGTCCCGGGGCGCGTATCGAGCGTATCGTCAGCAGCGCCACCCCGGAGCCGCTCGACTACGATCAGCCGCACGACGAGTGGGTCTGTCTGCTCCAGGGTGAGGCCGTGCTGTGGATCGACGGCGAACGGGTGCGGCTGCGTGCCGGTGACTACCGGCTGATCCCCGCCCAGACCCCGCACCGGGTCGAGTTTACTTCGGCGGATCCGGCCTGTGTGTGGTTGGCGGTTCACGTCGGGACGCCCTGA
- a CDS encoding PH domain-containing protein, with protein sequence MGLLSAITGNAASRDAEAVGEELAPILADGERVELAFQLVRDQFVFTNARLILIDKQGLTGRKVEYQSIPYRSITRFAVETAGHFDLDAEFKLWIGSDPTPLVREIRGGENVAAIQRALATMVLGG encoded by the coding sequence ATGGGGCTGTTGAGTGCCATCACCGGCAATGCCGCCAGTCGCGATGCCGAGGCCGTCGGCGAGGAGCTGGCACCGATCCTCGCCGACGGGGAGCGGGTCGAACTGGCCTTCCAGCTGGTGCGCGACCAGTTCGTCTTCACCAACGCGCGGTTGATCCTGATCGACAAGCAGGGACTGACCGGGCGCAAGGTCGAGTATCAGTCGATCCCCTATCGCTCGATCACCCGCTTCGCGGTCGAGACCGCCGGCCACTTCGACCTCGACGCCGAGTTCAAGCTGTGGATCGGCAGCGACCCCACGCCGCTGGTGCGCGAGATCCGCGGTGGCGAGAACGTCGCCGCGATCCAGCGCGCGCTGGCGACCATGGTGCTCGGCGGGTGA